The genomic region cagtggggacattggtttccaggcaggagttgatcacggtgtggattttccaagtgtgccttcctcttagcgtgtttctccctttcgtcctgagttcaagcatcttcaaagcccatgacacctttggtaaaggctgtttgttctccagctggagcactcgcaggccagtgtttcccagttgtcagtgtttatactacattttttttaagatttgccttgagagagtctttaaacctcttttgttgacctccagcattacactttccatttttaagttcggaatagtgtagttgctttggaagacgataatcaggcatccgaacaacatgaccagtccaacgaagttgatgttgaagaatcgtgTCTTtggcactggtgatctttgcttcttccaatacactggcattagttcacctgtcttcccaagtgatgtgtaaaattttccggagacaccattgatggaatctttcgaggagttggagatggcatttagaAGTGGTTCATGTTTCATATATTAATTTATTCATATAGCATAGTCTAGCTGATAGGAAAAATCATACATATTGGGTTATTCTTGTTTGTTATTGCAAGAGTTAGCCTTTTCACTCATCTTTCACTTTTGGATCAGTTAGTTAATCTTAGGTGAAGCTGTTCTATGAAAAAGAGGCTTAAGTCATGTTGAAGCAGATGAGTTTGCTAAGAAGTGATGATGCATATATTTCTGCACTGCATCACATTGGGAGTTTACCTTTTCCTGACATAGAGGTCGGCAAAACAACAGATTTACTAGACACAGGAAACTGTTTTGCAAGGGGAGGATTGCATTGTGTTAATCATCTTCTGCCAAACTACTTCTTGCAGATCACCAGTGTTACAATGGCTCTGGAGCAGATTATAGAGGCACCATCAGTGTCACAAAGTCAGGCCACCATTGCCAATATTGGGACGCTCAGCATCCTCATCCCCATCACTTGTCAAGCACAGAGTTTCCAGAACTTGGAGGGGGACACGCATTCTGTCGCAATCCTGGAAGCCAGATGGAAGGTCCCTGGTGTTTTACGCAAAACAAAAACGTACGCATGGAACTGTGTGAAGTACCTTCTTGTAGTATGTATTATTTTTCTTCCCTGCTTCTAGAGTGTTTGTAGAAAAAAATAGTTGTAAAGCAAATCAAAGGCCTTTTCGTTGCACCATTTCGTATTAATGCATTATTTGTTTGTAAACACTGAAGCCATTTAAGTGCATGTAATATATGGCCTGTACTGCTGTTTTTGGGTTTGAGGAAAGCAAGACTAATCTTTTCAGGTTTGCAGTTTATCTAATGATCTTACCTAAACCACACAGCCTCTTGcacttgccagtcagaaggttggcggttcaaatccctgcaacggggtgagctccctttgctttgtcccagctcctgccaaactaagagttcgaaagcacaccagtgcaagtagataaataggtaccactacggcaggaaggcaaacggcgtttccgtgcgctctatttctgtcatggtgttccatcgtgccagaagtggattagtcatgctggccacataacacgtaaatctgtctgtggacaaacaccagctccctgggcctgaaagcaagataagcaccgcaaccccatagtcgtctttgactggacttagccatccaggggtcctttagctttagcTTTTTTACAAGAATCAGCTTCAATGCTCCTTGGGCTTGTGTGCTCCTCACTTCTCAATCACAGCTGCAAGGAACTGATTGAGAGCACCTACGTTCATTTTTAAACTAATTGCAGTTGGTTGTTACATCTGACAAGAGCAATTTGTATTTAGTTTAAACAATGGTTTATTGGAAAACCAGGCTTAAACTGTGGTTTATGACTGACGAGTTGCAGTGCAGATATAATAAGAAACACTGGTCAGTCAAAACTAGGAAGCAGATTGTCCCACTTCCCTCTCTTCAGCAAGTAACAGAGGGAGGAGAGCATGGAAAAAAGAAGACCCATTTCTGTAGCAttgaactatggtttaacattatGTGTGAACTGGGTTGTGATCAATGGTTTGCACACTTAACTCTCTTCAGAAAATCTGTAGTGTGCCAAATTTCATTTCTGAGAGTTTGGGAGCATAGCCTAAATTTTCAACATGCAAATGAATGCTTTATACATGTGCCAGTAATTCATTCTTGTGTCACACTAAATGTTCCTAAAGGACAGAGCTTCACATTCAGCAAAAGGATGCAAGAGTCCTTCCTGGGTGGTACTACTTCAGATGACAgctgggaaattattattatttattaaattgacatgtcgccctttatccaaagatcttggggcagttcacaagataaaaagacagcataaaagcacaaaataaataatgaaaacaaaaacaaagcaaaaattcaAATGGGATCATGTTGATGAATACTTCTCCCTGATTTATTAATCTTGTATTAATATGTTAATTGCTTCTATTTTATTGTactgatttgttgttttttaactttgcATTTTTGTCCTGTTGCATTTTCCTGTGAACTGCTTTTATAGTTCTTACATATAAGTAGGCTATAAATATTAAAACTAAACTCTGCTGCACAACTCTGCTGAACAGATAGATAGTCAAGGTCCTGTTGGTTTTATAGATTTTTCCTAAAGAGCACTTCTTACTTCAGGCATTGAATTACTTTTATTATAATTTAGTCAGAAATTAGACAGTAAGTGATCGAACTGGAAAGTTACATAAGAGGGCAAAGGCCATATAAAATTTAAATGTGCAAATATATAATTGCCAGTtgaaacatttgtttattttatttatgaatattTGCTGGGGATACTCTTAAAGGtgaagggtaaagggacccctgatcaggGACCGagcacaggagctcaccccgtcgtggggattcaaaccgacaaccttccaatcggcaagccctaggctctgtggtttaacccacagcgccacccgtgtccctatgggGATATTCTTAATTCTGCCTTATTCATTCCAATGTGATAGCCTCTCTGGATATGTTGATGTGCATGTGAAGCTGCTGCATTTTCTGTTCAAATGAATGAAGCAACTCTTTTGGGAGCATGAATTCTATGTGCATCAGAGTCCTATACCTGCAGAAAATTGCTGGACCTGAGTAAAGCTGTCATTTGGTGGTGTACTCCAGACTTGTATTTAAGCACGGGTTAGAGtcgtactgtggtctaaaccactgagcctcttgggcttgccgatcagaaggttgatggtttgaatccccatggtgGAGAGAGCTCCcgtcactctgtcccagctcctgccaaacaaggagttcgaaagcacgccagtgcaagtagataaataggtacctctgtggcgggaaggtaagcggtgtttctgtgctctctggtttccatcacagtgtcctgtcgcacctgaagtggtttagtcctgctggctggccacatgacccagaaagctgtctgtggacaaacaccagctcccttggcctgaaagcgagatgagcgccgcaaccccatagtcgcctttgacttgacttaactgtccaggggtccttcaccttttaccttttttatttaagCACTCACCTGGGGCCATAGGCAAGAAGGCAAGTAAGGAGGCTGTCTCTAAGGGACAAAGCAGGCCATGAGGGGAAGGAAGCCCCCTTCTCCGTGCCCTGTATAGAAATGTAGTGGGTTGATGGGGAAAGGTTGGCTACCCCAAATATACTAATAAAAAAGTTTGCAGCCTTATAGCAAGGCTGGTGTGCCTTATTAGAAGTGGCCCATATGAGTGGCTGTTGGGCCACAACCTGACAATGCGGCACAATCTTGGTGTGTTTCCTTGGAAGGAAACCCCAATGTATTCAGTTAGacctattcccaggtaagtgccataggattgcatcctttcAAACGGaaatgcagtcataccttggatcccgaacccCGTGgtactcgaacattttggcttccgaacgccacaaacccagaagtgagttttccagtttgtgaacgttctttggaacctgaatgtccaatggggcttccgcggcttccaattggctgcagaaatatcctgcagccaatcagaagctgtgctttggtttccgaacgttttggaagtcgaacggacttctggaacagattccattcgacttccaaggtatgactgtaaagtaTTGTTATTTGTGTATTCAGAAAGTTCAATTATAGAGAGTCATCTATGCATGACCAGTGAGTGCTGTTTAGATCCATGTAGCttgtatttattttgcatatCAACTTCTCTTGGACCGTATTCACCCCTTATTCTTAGGAATTTGAAAATCTGTTGGCAATTAATGCAATATTATTATCGGGTTTACCATTGGGTTTCCATGTGTGGGTGCATGTGCTGAAGTTTAATCTCTTGGTGCTGGTTGTGTGTATGCACTTATTTGCATGTTTAATACTCCTCctgaaaatgtgatttttttaaaaaaaaacctaaacaggTCCACGTGACAACAGCAAAATGGGGATCCTCTACATCCTGGTACCCAGCATAGCAATTCCTTTGGTTATTGCCTGCCTCTTCTTCTTGGTGTGTATGTGCAGGAACAAGCAGAAGACATCTGCTACTACTCCGCAGCGTCGCCAGCTGATGGCATCTCCTAGCCAGGATATGGAAATGCCTCTCATTAATCAGCACAAACAGGTACCatttaaacaagaaaaaaggaCAGCAGGTTTTACCCAGTGGTAGCTTTACAGAGACAGGAAGCATCTCCTTGCACAAGGCAAGAAACTCAATTTTTGCCAATACTCCCCTACCGCCTGGAGCCCTCAATGCCGTATCTCAGACCAGAGATGGGTCCTTAAGGTGGTACAGCagtcccagcatggccaattttcagtgatgatgggagttgtagtttgacaatatctagagcaggcttcctcaacctcggccctccagatgttttgagatgacaattccaatcatccctggccattggtcctgctagctagggatcatgggagttgtaggccaaaaacatctggagggctgagattgaggaagcctgatctagagagCTGCAGATTCCCCAGCTTTTATCCTCCACTGTTCCAGAGACTCCCTCAAAAACCAGGAGCAGCTTTCTTGGGGACATAGCAGGCTAGATTAAGTTGGGATTAGTGAAATTCAAGTTCCCCACCCTGTGCACAGTAATTTTCAGACAGCAAACAACCATCATTGAACACAAGCCTGTTTCCACAAGCCATTCACATGCCCAGTGAATAGAAAATCTTGAGTTATGAGATATTGAGGTAGAAATGATGCCAGTTCCTTTGACTTTTAGGGTTGGCAAAAAAGGCCATTGTGTTAAAAAGTAACATCACTTTCTAGAACATGATGAAAATTCTAAGCCACTGGGATGATCCTGTTGATAAACGCATGGCAGTTTCTTTTACTTGCTGATTTAAGACAATTGAAATACTCAGACATGAAATATTTTGTCCTGTGTGTGAGTTTGTAAAACAAATGAGATCCCTTTGAGTAGAAATGTAAGCTGAACGCACACTTTGATCCATAGCTGCTTTCTTGTGAGAACCACCTAATAATTTGCAACATTTTCCTTTGATTAAGAATTAAACAATTATGAGAATGATTTTGGGTATGTTTTATTTTCAGACTAAGCTGAAAGAGATCAATCTCTCCACGGTGAGGTTCATGGAGGAGCTCGGCGAGGAGAAGTTTGGGAAAGTTTATAAGGGTCACCTGTTTGGTACAACGCCAGGCGAGCAGACGCAGACAGTTGCCATCAAAACCCTCAAGGATAAAGCCGACTTGACCCTCCGGGAAGAATTTAAACATGAAGCGATGATGAGGTCACGGTTACAGCACCCAAATATCGTTTGCTTACTGGGAATAGTGACAAAGGAGCAGCCCATCAGTATGATCTTTAGCTACTGTTCCCATAGCGACCTGCATGAGTTTTTGGTTATGAGATCCCCTCATTCTGACGTCGGCAGCACTGATGACGACAAGACCGTGAAGTCCACATTGGAGCCAGCAGATTTTTTCCACATTGTGACTCAGATAGCAGCAGGGATGGAATACCTGTCAAGCCATCACGTCGTCCACAAAGATTTAGCCACTAGAAATGTATTGGTGTTCGACAAACTCAGTGTGAGAATATCCGACTTGGGCCTTTTCAGGGAAGTCTATTCCGCCGACTACTACAAACTCATGGGAAATGCTCCTCTGCCTATACGGTGGATGTCCCCCGAGGCAATCATGTATGGCAAGTTTTCCATTGATTCCGACATCTGGTCCTACGGAGTGGTATTGTGGGAGATCTTCAGCTACGGCCTGCAGCCTTACTGTGGCTATTCCAACCAAGATGTCATCGAGATGATAAGAAACAGGCAGTTTTTGCCCTGTCCCGATGACTGCCCTGCGTGGATGTACTCACTGATGTTGGAATGTTGGAACGAATTTCCCAACCGAAGGCCAAGATTCAAAGACATCCACAACAGGCTGAGAACCTGGGGGAACTTGTCGAATTACAACAGCTCGGCACAAACGTCCGGGGCGAGCAACACCACGCAAACCAGTTCCCTCAGCACAAGCCCCGTTAGCAATGTCAGCAACACTAGGTATGTTGGACCAAAACAGAAAGCGCAAGCTTTCCCTCAGCCACAGTTCATACCAATGAAAGGACAGATAAGGCCCATGGTTCCGCCACCTCAACTCTACATTCCCGTCAATGGTTACCAACCCATGCCGGCCTATGGAGCTTATTTGCCCAATTTTTATCCTGTGCAGATCCCAATGCACATGGCTCCTCAGCAGATGGCTCCTCAGATGATTCCAAAACCAGGGTCCCATCACAGTGGCAGTGGTTCCACAAGCACGGGATATGTAACAACTGCTCCCTCCAATGCCTCTGTGGCAGACAGGGCTGCTCTGCTGTCTGAAGGTGCAGATGATGTGCACGCCGCTGAAGACGTTGCTCAGAGTCTGgtccaggaagaggaggaggaagagggctcAGTGCCCGAAACAGAATTATTGGGTGATAATGACACTCTTCAGATGGACGAGGCAGAATTCCAGACAGAAGCCTAGAGATGTTGGCCTTACTACAAAGACAAAATGGGGCACGTCTACAATCCACTGGAGGCTGTCGTCCTTTTGACTTGTATAATCAATGTGTCCCGTCCCCCATTCCCCCTTCGGACTTTTACACACACAATAATCCAAAGCCACCTGAGATGCAGCAATAACGACATATCATGTTTAAAGGGTTTTTCTTTCCGCCAGATGTTGGCAGATATGAAGATTGGGAATTGCTGTTTCTGGATCTAGGGTTGATTACCGTTTTTGCAGGGAGGCTGTTTTTATAATATACTGTTGCTGTGCAACAGAAAGTGGAAATGCATTGCACATCATGTATATCTTGAACTCTGattgtaatattattatttttaaggaattCCGGTAAAATCAGtaaccaaaaaaaagaaaaaaaaagctggtTAACAATAACACACAGGGTTGTTCTGCATGTGGAGAAGTGCTCAAGGTATAAGGGACATCCTACAAACAGAATCTTTGTCTCATTGATAGAATTGATTTG from Lacerta agilis isolate rLacAgi1 chromosome 11, rLacAgi1.pri, whole genome shotgun sequence harbors:
- the ROR2 gene encoding tyrosine-protein kinase transmembrane receptor ROR2; translated protein: MGAASATFVAVLAASAFALFLDAAGEMEIPDSDDPLGQMDGHDRPVPTHKGYFLTFLEPVNNITIVQGQTAILHCKVAGNPSPNVRWLKNDAPVVQEPRRITIRKTDYGSRLRIQDLDTTDTGYYQCVATNGMKTITATGVLFVRLGPTHSPNHNFQEDYHEDGFCQPYRGIACARIIGNRTIYVDSLQMQGEIENRITAAFTMIGTSTHLSDQCSQFAIPSFCHFVFPLCDERARTPKPRELCRDECEVLENDLCRQEYNIARSNPLILMQLQPPKCEDLPLPETLEAANCIRIGIPVDRLNRYHQCYNGSGADYRGTISVTKSGHHCQYWDAQHPHPHHLSSTEFPELGGGHAFCRNPGSQMEGPWCFTQNKNVRMELCEVPSCSPRDNSKMGILYILVPSIAIPLVIACLFFLVCMCRNKQKTSATTPQRRQLMASPSQDMEMPLINQHKQTKLKEINLSTVRFMEELGEEKFGKVYKGHLFGTTPGEQTQTVAIKTLKDKADLTLREEFKHEAMMRSRLQHPNIVCLLGIVTKEQPISMIFSYCSHSDLHEFLVMRSPHSDVGSTDDDKTVKSTLEPADFFHIVTQIAAGMEYLSSHHVVHKDLATRNVLVFDKLSVRISDLGLFREVYSADYYKLMGNAPLPIRWMSPEAIMYGKFSIDSDIWSYGVVLWEIFSYGLQPYCGYSNQDVIEMIRNRQFLPCPDDCPAWMYSLMLECWNEFPNRRPRFKDIHNRLRTWGNLSNYNSSAQTSGASNTTQTSSLSTSPVSNVSNTRYVGPKQKAQAFPQPQFIPMKGQIRPMVPPPQLYIPVNGYQPMPAYGAYLPNFYPVQIPMHMAPQQMAPQMIPKPGSHHSGSGSTSTGYVTTAPSNASVADRAALLSEGADDVHAAEDVAQSLVQEEEEEEGSVPETELLGDNDTLQMDEAEFQTEA